One stretch of Manis pentadactyla isolate mManPen7 chromosome 10, mManPen7.hap1, whole genome shotgun sequence DNA includes these proteins:
- the KRT3 gene encoding keratin, type II cytoskeletal 3 — protein sequence MNRQGCKKSFGGGSQGFSGRSAVVSGSSRMSCVARSGGAGGGACGVRGGAGGFGSRSLYSLGGSKSISISVAGGARAGGFGGGLSSCGGGFGGGYGGGFGGGRGMGGGFGVAGGFGGAGGFGGSGGFGGAGGFGGSGGFGGAGGFGGAGGFGGPGGFGGPGGFGGPGGFPGGIHEVTINQSLLQPLNVEIDPQIGQVKAQEREQIKTLNNKFASFIDKVRFLEQQNKVLETKWDLLQQQGTNSTTGPNNLEPLFESYISSLRNYLDSILGERGRLDSELRNMQDLVEDFKKKYEEEINKRTAAENDFVTLKKDVDTAYMNKVELQARMDALVDEINFLTSLYNMELSQMQSHVSDTSVVLSMDNNRCLDLDSIIAEVKAQYEEIAQRSKAEAEALYQTKLGELQTTAGKHGDDLKSTKSEIMELNRMIQRLRAEIENVKKQNTNLQAAIAEAEQRGETALKDADAKLQELQAALQKAKDDLARLLRDYQELMNVKLALDVEIATYRKLLEGEECRLSGECQSAVSISVVSSGTSSAGGYGGGLGMAGGAGGGFGRSGGSGFGGSGFGGSGFGGSCGFGGGSGLGGGSGFGSGSGGRCGVSGGGFSSGSARCGSVKFSQSSQSSQYCSR from the exons ATGAACAGACAAGGCTGCAAGAAATCCTTCGGTGGCGGGAGCCAGGGCTTCTCCGGCCGCTCCGCCGTggtctctggcagcagcaggATGAGCTGCGTGGCCCGCTCGGGGGGCGCCGGCGGCGGGGCCTGTGGGGTCCGGGGCGGAGCAGGCGGCTTTGGCAGTCGCAGCCTCTACAGCCTGGGCGGCAGCAAGAGCATCTCCATCAGCGTGGCTGGGGGTGCCCGGGCCGGGGGCTTTGGGGGAGGGCTTAGCAGCTGTGGTGGTGGCTTTGGGGGTGGTTATGGAGGTGGCTTTGGGGGTGGCAGAGGAATGGGAGGTGGCTTTGGAGTGGCTGGTGGGTTTGGAGGGGCTGGTGGCTTTGGTGGATCTGGTGGGTTTGGAGGGGCTGGTGGCTTTGGTGGATCTGGTGGGTTTGGAGGGGCTGGTGGCTTTGGTGGAGCTGGTGGCTTTGGAGGTCCCGGTGGCTTTGGAGGTCCTGGTGGCTTTGGTGGGCCTGGTGGCTTCCCTGGAGGAATCCACGAGGTGACTATCAACCAGAGCCTCCTGCAGCCCCTCAATGTGGAGATCGACCCCCAGATTGGGCAAGTAAAGGCCCAGGAGCGGGAGCAGATCAAGACCCTCAACAACAAGTTCGCCTCCTTCATCGACAAG GTGCGGTTCCTGGAGCAGCAGAACAAGGTCCTGGAGACCAAGTGGGACCTGCTCCAACAGCAGGGCACAAATTCCACCACAGGCCCCAACAACCTTGAACCCCTTTTTGAGAGCTACATCAGCTCCCTGCGAAACTACCTGGACAGCATCCTGGGGGAGCGAGGTCGCCTGGACTCAGAGCTGAGGAACATGCAGGACCTGGTGGAGGACTTCAAGAAGAA ATATGAGGAGGAAATCAATAAACGTACAGCTGCTGAGAATGACTTTGTGACGCTGAAGAAG GATGTGGACACTGCCTACATGAACAAAGTGGAGCTTCAGGCCAGGATGGATGCCTTAGTGGATGAGATCAACTTCCTGACAAGTCTCTATAATATG GAGCTGTCCCAGATGCAGAGCCATGTCAGTGACACCTCCGTGGTCCTGTCCATGGACAACAACCGCTGCCTGGACCTGGACAGCATCATCGCCGAGGTCAAGGCCCAGTACGAGGAGATTGCTCAGAGGAGCAAGGCTGAGGCTGAGGCCCTGTACCAGACCAAG CTGGGGGAGCTGCAGACCACGGCCGGCAAGCACGGGGATGACCTGAAGAGCACCAAGAGTGAGATCATGGAGCTCAACAGGATGATCCAGAGGCTGCGGGCCGAGATTGAGAATGTCAAGAAGCAG AATACCAACCTGCAGGCAGCCATAGCTGAAGCCGAGCAGCGTGGGGAGACAGCCCTCAAGGATGCTGATGCCAAGCTCCAAGAGCTGCAGGCTGCCTTGCAGAAGGCCAAGGATGACCTGGCCCGGCTGCTGCGTGACTACCAGGAGCTGATGAACGTCAAGCTGGCCCTGGATGTGGAGATCGCCACCTACCGCAAGCTGCTGGAGGGCGAGGAGTGCAG ACTGTCTGGAGAATGCCAGAGTGCTGTCAGCATCT CCGTGGTCAGCAGCGGCACCTCCTCGGCAGGGGGCTACGGCGGCGGCCTTGGCATGGCAGGGGGCGCCGGCGGCGGCTTTGGCCGGTCAGGAGGCAGTGGCTTCGGCGGCAGCGGCTTCGGCGGCAGCGGCTTCGGCGGCAGCTGCGGCTTTGGCGGTGGCAGCGGCCTCGGCGGCGGCAGCGGCTTTGGCTCCGGCTCTGGGGGTCGCTGCGGGGTCAGCGGCGGAGGCTTCAGCTCGGGCAGCGCCCGGTGTGGCAGCGTGAAGTTCTCCCAGTCTTCCCAGTCCTCTCAGTACTGCTCCAGATAA